The following proteins are co-located in the Procambarus clarkii isolate CNS0578487 chromosome 4, FALCON_Pclarkii_2.0, whole genome shotgun sequence genome:
- the LOC138371605 gene encoding ankyrin-2-like yields MVWVASVEERHNMVWVASVEERHNMVWVASVEERHNMVWVASVKERHNMVWVASVKERHNMVWVASVEERHNMVWVASVEERHNMVWVASVKERHNMVWVASVKERHNMVWVASVEERHNMVWVASVEERHNMVWVASVEERHNMVWVASVKERHNMVWVASVKERHNMVWVASVEERHNMVWVASVEERHNMVWVASVEERHNMVWVASVEERDQSVKAQPLQAQLGDNSKRDTK; encoded by the coding sequence ATGGTGTGGGTGGCGTCGGTTGAGGAGCGACACAATATGGTGTGGGTGGCGTCGGTTGAGGAGCGACACAATATGGTGTGGGTGGCGTCGGTTGAGGAGCGACACAATATGGTGTGGGTGGCGTCGGTTAAGGAGCGACACAATATGGTGTGGGTGGCGTCGGTTAAGGAGCGACACAATATGGTGTGGGTGGCGTCGGTTGAGGAGCGACACAATATGGTGTGGGTGGCGTCGGTTGAGGAGCGACACAATATGGTGTGGGTGGCGTCGGTTAAGGAGCGACACAATATGGTGTGGGTGGCGTCGGTTAAGGAGCGACACAATATGGTGTGGGTGGCGTCGGTTGAGGAGCGACACAATATGGTGTGGGTGGCGTCGGTTGAGGAGCGACACAATATGGTGTGGGTGGCGTCGGTTGAGGAGCGACACAATATGGTGTGGGTGGCGTCGGTTAAGGAGCGACACAATATGGTGTGGGTGGCGTCGGTTAAGGAGCGACACAATATGGTGTGGGTGGCGTCGGTTGAGGAGCGACACAATATGGTGTGGGTGGCGTCGGTTGAGGAGCGACACAATATGGTGTGGGTGGCGTCGGTTGAGGAGCGACACAATATGGTGTGGGTGGCGTCGGTTGAGGAGCGGGACCAAagtgtcaaagctcaacccctgcaagcacaactaggtgacaacagtaagagagataccaaataa